The following proteins come from a genomic window of Candidatus Neomarinimicrobiota bacterium:
- a CDS encoding glycoside hydrolase family 105 protein, which translates to MRSWNVWTQMNIFKTLGISLLVFLCIGCGDRNAPAQDLRADTTGFDDMTWYVRMADSEITRRGNSLEYGSSDPKAKWNYETGLFLKAVLAVWQETGQQRYFDYVKGVIDSYLEPDGSIKTYRMEDYNLDKINSGKVLLSLYHITEEEKYKDAAFLLRQQLDSHPRTREGGFWHKKRYPWQMWLDGIYMCAPFYAEFSRLFDQPDGFDDVVKQILVIDVHTRDPGTGLRYHGWDESNAQSWAHPETGCSPHFWGRAMGWYSMALVDVLDFLPLEHPKRAQIIFILQDLARAISTYQDQESGLWYQVLDQGTRKGNYLEASASSMFVYALAKGVKRGYLEATYWDVAKRGYHGLLGKLVMIEEDGLVSLTRICSVAGLGGEPYRDGSFEYYISEPIVKNDLKGVGPFILAGLEMSSPPTGEGGTLDR; encoded by the coding sequence ATGCGCTCATGGAATGTGTGGACACAGATGAATATCTTTAAGACACTGGGTATTTCGTTATTGGTATTCCTGTGCATAGGTTGTGGGGACCGGAACGCACCGGCGCAGGATTTGAGGGCGGATACAACAGGATTTGACGATATGACCTGGTATGTACGGATGGCTGATTCGGAGATCACTCGTCGAGGTAATTCACTCGAATATGGTAGTAGTGATCCCAAAGCCAAGTGGAATTATGAGACCGGTCTGTTCTTGAAAGCGGTTTTAGCTGTCTGGCAGGAAACCGGTCAGCAGAGATATTTTGACTATGTGAAGGGGGTCATCGACTCGTATCTGGAGCCGGATGGCTCAATCAAGACTTATAGGATGGAAGATTATAATCTCGATAAGATTAATTCGGGTAAAGTCTTACTGTCCCTGTATCATATCACCGAAGAAGAAAAATACAAGGATGCAGCTTTCCTGCTGCGCCAGCAACTGGACAGCCATCCCCGAACGCGGGAAGGAGGATTCTGGCATAAGAAACGCTATCCCTGGCAGATGTGGCTTGACGGTATTTATATGTGTGCGCCCTTCTATGCCGAATTCTCCCGGTTGTTTGATCAGCCAGACGGTTTCGATGATGTGGTCAAGCAGATCCTAGTCATTGATGTCCATACGCGCGATCCGGGGACCGGTTTGCGCTACCATGGCTGGGATGAGAGCAATGCACAAAGCTGGGCTCATCCGGAGACCGGCTGCTCTCCGCATTTCTGGGGCCGGGCGATGGGTTGGTACAGCATGGCCCTAGTCGATGTACTGGATTTCCTGCCCCTTGAGCATCCCAAACGTGCCCAAATCATCTTCATCCTTCAGGATTTAGCCCGGGCCATCAGCACCTATCAGGACCAAGAAAGCGGCTTATGGTACCAGGTGCTAGATCAGGGTACCCGCAAGGGAAATTATCTGGAGGCTTCGGCGTCTTCGATGTTCGTATATGCCCTGGCGAAAGGCGTCAAAAGAGGTTACCTCGAAGCCACCTACTGGGATGTGGCTAAGCGCGGGTATCACGGCCTGCTCGGAAAACTGGTAATGATAGAAGAGGATGGCCTAGTCAGTCTCACGCGGATATGCAGCGTGGCCGGACTGGGAGGGGAACCCTATCGAGACGGTTCCTTCGAATATTATATCAGCGAACCGATTGTCAAGAATGATCTCAAGGGTGTCGGGCCCTTTATTCTGGCAGGCCTGGAGATGAGCAGCCCACCTACCGGAGAGGGTGGCACACTGGACAGATAA